The following proteins are encoded in a genomic region of Thalassophryne amazonica chromosome 5, fThaAma1.1, whole genome shotgun sequence:
- the tmem167a gene encoding protein kish-A has product MSAIFNFQSLLTVILLLICTCAYIRALAPSLLDKNKTGLLGIFWKCARIGERKSPWVACCCVIMAFSILFLQ; this is encoded by the exons TCAGCCATTTTCAACTTCCAGTCACTGCTGACTGTGATTCTCCTCCTGATCTGTACCTGTGCCTACATCAGAGCGTTGGCTCCAAGCCTACTCGACAAGAACAAGACTGG gcTTCTTGGAATTTTCTGGAAATGTGCCAGAATAG GTGAACGGAAGAGTCCGTGGGTGGCTTGCTGCTGTGTCATCATGGCGTTTAGTATACTCTTCCTGCAGTAG